One region of Chlamydia psittaci 6BC genomic DNA includes:
- a CDS encoding penicillin-binding transpeptidase domain-containing protein, translating to MKSPKKRRSYLTVPEKTNRLLSGIIVALAIIAVRLWHLAVVEHDQKLEEAYKPQKRVIPELIERATICDRFGKVLAENKMQYDVSVAYSAIRDLPARAWRARADGTRELIPVRKNYIARLAQLLAQELHLDKDTIEDNIHAKASVLGSVPYLVQANVSERTYLRLKMMMKHWPGLHVEPSVRRYYPMGKTASDILGYVGPISAQEYKRVTHELSKLRECVRAYEEGENPKFPEGLASIDQVRSLLNSLENNAYSLNALVGKVGIEAYCDASLRGQLGKKTVLVDRRGNFIQGLNEIEAISGKKLQLTLSTELQAFADALLLDHEKTEQFRSAQSLKKQKFLPPLFPWIKGGAIIALDPNNGQILAMASSPRYHNNDFIDMRDADSEARSAVYRWLENTEHIAEVYDRKVPLRRERRSSLTGLYYDEELSLTFDYFLDFILPNTSEVKSVIKRYGTVNNAVKIQHAMGRLLELFSYSEGHCSCSSIFDAVFPVEQEHIAIGRVISMKQQQWIARCHQAHEQEIEEIKQELEPFFAELPANYDKLLLVDLFQMVVDPSKIDPELFASVASFSLSEFFECQGHYVALRSAFSKIVEDIFTEVDFKEWRKLYFAKFLEVKRKEENERKQRYPTPYVDYLAEEQRAQYRDFRRCYLDKFLAYLLSGQGDIENQKAYYEALSVWKRELENGAHQALPWYEHYEFLKQKFSDSSIDLLRLFLSFREFSELQRPLYGNYAPMLTRNVPQKEQDLAAAFYPAYGYGYLRSHAFGQAATLGSIFKLVSAYSVLSQEVMRGNVDVDYLSRLLVIIDRKSFGYASAKPHVGFFKDGTPIPSFYRGGILPKNDYSGRGRIDLISALEMSSNPYFSLLVGEYLSDPEDLCHAAALFGFGEKTGVGLLGEYAGAVPQDVAYNRSGLYATAIGQHTLIVTPLQTAVMMASLVNGGTLYVPSLVLGEWNGEEFSPTPPMKKRDVFMPECITELFKSGMHNVIWGNYGTTRSIRDQFSPELLTRIIGKTSTAESIVRVGLDRQYGSMKMKHVWFAAVGFSDEELMHPDIVVIVYLRLGEFGRDAAPIAVKMIEKWEKIRKRENFSSMY from the coding sequence ATGAAATCTCCGAAGAAGCGTCGTTCCTACCTTACTGTTCCAGAAAAGACAAACAGGCTATTGTCAGGGATTATTGTTGCTTTAGCGATAATAGCAGTGCGTTTGTGGCATCTTGCTGTTGTTGAACATGATCAAAAGTTAGAAGAGGCTTACAAACCACAGAAGAGGGTGATTCCTGAGCTTATAGAACGTGCAACTATTTGCGATCGTTTCGGCAAAGTATTAGCAGAAAATAAAATGCAATATGATGTGAGTGTTGCTTATAGCGCTATTCGTGATTTGCCTGCGAGAGCATGGCGTGCCCGTGCAGATGGAACTAGAGAGCTCATTCCTGTTAGGAAAAACTATATTGCACGTTTAGCGCAACTTCTTGCTCAAGAGTTACATCTAGATAAAGATACGATAGAAGATAATATTCATGCGAAAGCCTCTGTATTAGGTTCTGTACCCTACTTAGTCCAGGCCAATGTTTCTGAGCGTACGTATTTAAGATTAAAAATGATGATGAAACATTGGCCGGGCTTGCATGTCGAACCGTCCGTGCGTCGGTATTATCCTATGGGAAAGACGGCATCAGATATTTTAGGTTATGTAGGGCCGATTAGTGCTCAAGAATATAAGAGAGTGACACATGAGTTAAGCAAGTTGCGGGAATGTGTTCGAGCGTATGAAGAGGGTGAGAATCCGAAGTTTCCTGAAGGTCTAGCAAGTATAGATCAAGTGCGTTCTTTATTAAATTCTTTAGAGAACAATGCTTATAGTTTGAATGCTTTAGTTGGGAAGGTGGGTATAGAAGCCTATTGCGACGCGAGTTTAAGAGGACAATTAGGGAAAAAAACGGTTCTCGTAGATCGTCGCGGCAATTTTATTCAAGGTCTTAATGAGATAGAAGCCATTTCTGGGAAGAAGTTGCAGCTTACATTGTCTACAGAGTTACAAGCATTCGCAGATGCTTTACTTTTAGATCATGAAAAAACGGAACAATTTCGTTCAGCACAGTCTTTGAAAAAGCAAAAATTTCTACCTCCTTTATTTCCTTGGATTAAGGGAGGAGCGATTATTGCTTTAGATCCTAATAATGGCCAAATATTGGCCATGGCATCTTCTCCGCGGTATCATAATAACGATTTTATCGACATGCGGGACGCAGATTCTGAGGCTAGATCTGCGGTGTATCGTTGGTTGGAAAACACCGAACACATTGCCGAGGTGTATGATAGGAAAGTTCCGTTGCGTCGAGAAAGACGAAGTTCCCTTACTGGGTTATATTATGATGAGGAGCTTTCTCTTACTTTTGATTATTTCTTAGATTTCATTTTGCCGAATACCTCAGAGGTTAAGTCTGTTATAAAACGTTACGGCACTGTGAATAATGCTGTTAAGATACAGCATGCTATGGGAAGGTTATTAGAGTTATTTTCTTATTCTGAGGGGCATTGTTCTTGTTCTTCTATTTTTGATGCAGTGTTTCCTGTTGAACAGGAACATATTGCTATTGGCCGAGTGATTTCTATGAAGCAGCAGCAATGGATAGCGCGTTGTCATCAGGCGCATGAACAAGAAATAGAGGAGATTAAGCAAGAGCTCGAGCCCTTTTTTGCGGAACTTCCGGCAAATTACGATAAACTTTTACTTGTAGACCTCTTTCAGATGGTTGTGGATCCTTCTAAAATTGATCCTGAGCTATTTGCCTCGGTGGCTTCGTTTTCTTTATCAGAGTTTTTCGAGTGTCAGGGACATTACGTAGCTTTGCGTAGTGCATTTTCTAAGATCGTAGAGGATATTTTCACTGAAGTAGATTTTAAAGAATGGCGGAAACTCTATTTTGCTAAGTTTTTAGAGGTTAAACGTAAAGAGGAAAACGAGAGAAAGCAGCGTTATCCCACACCTTATGTGGATTACTTAGCGGAAGAACAACGTGCGCAATACCGAGATTTTCGTCGTTGTTATCTTGATAAGTTTTTAGCTTATTTACTTTCTGGGCAAGGAGATATAGAGAATCAAAAAGCTTACTATGAAGCTCTTTCTGTCTGGAAAAGAGAATTAGAAAATGGTGCGCATCAGGCATTGCCTTGGTATGAACATTACGAGTTTTTGAAACAAAAATTCTCAGATTCTTCTATAGATTTGCTACGCTTGTTTTTATCTTTTAGAGAGTTTTCCGAGCTGCAAAGGCCGCTATATGGTAACTATGCCCCGATGCTGACTAGGAATGTTCCTCAAAAGGAACAAGATCTTGCAGCAGCGTTTTATCCTGCTTATGGTTATGGCTATTTGCGGTCTCATGCTTTTGGTCAGGCAGCAACTTTAGGATCTATTTTTAAACTTGTTTCTGCTTATTCTGTGCTGTCTCAAGAAGTGATGCGGGGTAATGTCGATGTGGACTATTTATCTCGATTGCTAGTTATTATCGACAGGAAATCTTTTGGGTATGCTAGCGCTAAGCCCCATGTAGGTTTTTTTAAAGATGGCACGCCTATTCCTTCGTTTTATCGTGGAGGGATTTTACCTAAGAATGATTACTCTGGTCGTGGGCGTATCGATCTGATTTCTGCTTTAGAAATGTCTAGTAACCCCTATTTTTCTTTGCTCGTAGGAGAGTATCTCTCTGATCCTGAAGATTTATGCCATGCGGCTGCCTTATTTGGATTTGGAGAGAAAACGGGGGTAGGCTTGCTTGGAGAGTATGCCGGAGCGGTTCCCCAAGATGTAGCGTATAATCGTTCGGGATTGTATGCCACAGCCATAGGGCAGCATACTCTTATTGTAACTCCTTTACAAACTGCCGTCATGATGGCGTCCCTAGTGAATGGAGGGACTTTATATGTTCCTAGTTTAGTTTTAGGAGAATGGAATGGTGAAGAGTTTTCCCCGACTCCTCCCATGAAGAAAAGAGATGTGTTTATGCCTGAGTGTATCACGGAGTTATTTAAATCCGGTATGCATAACGTGATATGGGGAAATTATGGAACAACACGAAGTATTCGTGATCAGTTTAGTCCTGAACTATTAACTCGCATCATTGGAAAGACAAGCACTGCAGAATCGATAGTTCGTGTAGGTTTAGATCGGCAATACGGAAGTATGAAAATGAAGCACGTGTGGTTTGCTGCGGTGGGTTTTTCAGATGAGGAACTTATGCATCCGGATATTGTTGTTATTGTCTATTTACGCCTTGGTGAGTTTGGACGCGATGCGGCTCCCATAGCCGTAAAGATGATCGAAAAGTGGGAGAAAATAAGAAAAAGAGAGAATTTTTCATCTATGTACTAA
- a CDS encoding tetratricopeptide repeat protein — MEEAAKHLAKEFLCSGINFFLSGEYEQAEQRLKETLELDPTAALAYCYLGIIALESGRTSEALTWCTKGLESEPGDSYLRYCYGVALDRDNRCEEAVEQYRAYIVLHPDDAECWFSLGGVYHRLGKYIEAIECFDKILELDPWNPQSLYNKAVVLTDMNNEQEAIVLLETTVRKNPLYWKAWIKLGYLLSRHKQWDKATEAYERVVQLRPDLSDGHYNLGLCYLTLDKTRLALKAFQEALFLNEEDADAHFYVGLAYMDLKQNRQASDAFHRALGINLEHERSHYLLGYLYHMEGQFEKAEKELSFLTTKDSTFAPLLQKTVSSGQFEPKLDVFP; from the coding sequence ATGGAAGAAGCTGCGAAACATCTAGCGAAAGAATTTCTCTGCTCAGGAATTAACTTTTTTTTGAGCGGGGAATACGAACAGGCAGAACAAAGACTAAAAGAAACTTTAGAGCTAGATCCTACAGCAGCGCTAGCCTATTGTTATTTGGGCATTATTGCTTTGGAGTCAGGAAGAACTTCAGAGGCATTAACTTGGTGCACAAAGGGATTAGAGTCGGAACCTGGAGATAGCTATTTACGTTATTGCTATGGGGTAGCTTTAGATCGTGATAATCGTTGTGAAGAAGCTGTAGAGCAATATCGTGCGTATATTGTTTTACATCCAGATGATGCAGAATGTTGGTTTAGCTTAGGTGGTGTCTACCATCGTTTAGGTAAGTACATTGAAGCTATAGAGTGTTTTGATAAAATCTTAGAGTTAGACCCTTGGAATCCACAAAGTTTGTACAATAAAGCTGTTGTTTTAACAGATATGAACAATGAGCAAGAAGCCATTGTTTTGTTAGAGACTACGGTAAGAAAGAATCCTTTATATTGGAAAGCTTGGATAAAATTAGGGTATTTACTCTCGCGTCACAAACAGTGGGATAAAGCCACAGAAGCTTACGAAAGGGTCGTGCAATTGCGTCCTGACTTGTCTGACGGTCATTATAATCTTGGTTTATGTTACCTCACTTTAGATAAAACCCGATTAGCTTTAAAAGCTTTTCAAGAGGCGCTTTTCTTAAATGAAGAAGATGCTGACGCACACTTTTATGTTGGACTTGCCTACATGGATCTTAAGCAGAATCGCCAAGCATCGGATGCTTTCCATCGTGCGCTTGGTATTAACTTAGAACACGAGCGCTCGCACTATCTTCTTGGTTATCTTTATCATATGGAAGGGCAGTTTGAAAAAGCTGAAAAGGAACTATCTTTTTTGACTACGAAAGATTCTACATTTGCTCCATTGCTACAGAAAACAGTGTCTTCTGGGCAATTTGAGCCTAAGTTGGATGTCTTTCCGTAA